One genomic segment of Musa acuminata AAA Group cultivar baxijiao chromosome BXJ3-3, Cavendish_Baxijiao_AAA, whole genome shotgun sequence includes these proteins:
- the LOC103976858 gene encoding auxin response factor 19 isoform X2: MDLPSYLSRDQKQQLLLGIRRANRQPTNIQSSVLSTDSMHIGILAAAAHAAANHSPFTIFYNPRASPSEFVIPFAKYQKAVYSNQISLGMRFRMMFETEELGTRRYMGTITGISDLDPVRWKNSQWRNLQVGWDESAAGERRNRVSIWEIEPVVAPFFICPPPFFRKRPRQPGMPDDESSEMENLFKRAMPWLGEEICIKDSQTQNTIMPGLSLVQWMNMQQNPSLANQTLQTEYLRSLTGPVMQNLGPTDISRQLGLQAQMLQQNNIQFNTGRLPQQGQQVDEHAKVSVPLNQVSAVSRAPQQMQDPSMQQKQQLVNQALPVNQTQNNIIQPQALVQTQVQPQQQQQQQPPMIQNNQLLQTSIQQNQQQHPQQLLLQHQQQLQQQQLQQQPQQQFQQQYQQAQSRMPVKLPGQVNQQLSDQQIQLQLLQKLQQQQQQQQSLFSQPRTQQPQLPQVQEYQRTLPDVPQQLSNSHSLLQQSVIPQQCAKPTSQSVRLPQPLQNQSQQKPQQPQVLISDLPGALFPATPATIITASGNPLLAAGGAQSGVTDDIPSCSTSPSANNGTILPHAILNRNEHRNPMSTEKTSKSVITMLGPNSFEAVAANPGIPKELPKVVHNVKPSIPISKMQNQGIVAPQTYVSNTAQMDYLDTISSATSVCLSQTDGALNQNFPLSSFNQPSLLRDAPPDGDVPGADPRNNVLFGVNIEGSMGIPLATDTLLVNNIDSGKYQNHIPGDLVANYNTSKDAQQELSSSMVSQSFGVPDMAFNSIDSTINDSALLNRNSFAPAPPPPLQRMRTYTKVYKRGAVGRSIDIARYSGYDELKHDLARMFSIEGQLEDRQRIGWKLVYVDHENDVLLVGDDPWEEFVNCVRCIKILSPQEVQQMSLDVDLGNNNLPNQACSSSDGGNVWRGHCDQNSGNPSAGSYDHFE, from the exons ATGGACCTTCCGTCATATTTATCGAG GGATCAAAAACAGCAGCTTCTTTTAGGTATTAGGCGTGCTAACAGGCAACCTACTAACATACAATCATCGGTCCTGTCAACTGATAGTATGCATATAGGCATTCTTGCTGCTGCTGCCCATGCTGCTGCCAATCATAGTCCATTCACCATATTTTACAACCCTAG GGCTAGTCCTTCGGAGTTTGTTATTCCTTTTGCGAAGTACCAGAAAGCAGTATATAGCAATCAAATATCCCTGGGTATGCGCTTCCGAATGATGTTCGAAACTGAAGAACTAGGAACTAGAAG GTACATGGGTACGATTACCGGTATCAGCGACTTAGATCCTGTAAGATGGAAAAACTCACAATGGCGAAATTTGCAG GTTGGTTGGGATGAGTCTGCAGCTGGTGAGAGGCGTAACAGGGTCTCTATATGGGAAATTGAGCCTGTGGTAGCTCCTTTCTTCATCTGCCCTCCGCCATTTTTCAGGAAGCGACCCAGACAACCAGGAATGCCAG ATGATGAATCATCAGAAATGGAAAATCTTTTTAAGAGGGCAATGCCTTGGCTTGGGGAGGAGATCTGCATAAAGGATTCTCAAACCCAGAATACTATAATGCCAGGTTTAAGTTTAGTGCAGTGGATGAACATGCAACAGAATCCATCACTTGCTAACCAAACCCTGCAGACAGAATATTTGCGCTCTCTTACAGGACCTGTTATGCAAAACCTTGGCCCAACTGATATTTCAAGGCAGTTGGGTTTGCAAGCTCAAATGTTGCAGCAGAATAATATACAGTTCAACACCGGTAGACTGCCTCAACAAGGCCAACAAGTTGATGAACATGCTAAGGTGTCGGTTCCGCTGAATCAAGTAAGTGCTGTTAGTAGAGCCCCACAACAAATGCAAGATCCATCTATGCAGCAGAAGCAGCAATTGGTCAACCAAGCATTACCAGTGAATCAGACACAGAACAATATCATACAGCCTCAAGCTTTAGTCCAGACTCAAGTGCAGccacagcagcaacagcagcagcagccgccAATGATTCAGAACAATCAGCTATTACAAACTAGCATCCAACAGAATCAACAACAACATCCTCAGCAACTGCTTCTGCAACATCAGCAGCAGCTTCAGCAGCAGCAACTTCAACAGCAGCCGCAGCAGCAATTTCAGCAACAATATCAGCAAGCACAAAGTAGGATGCCAGTTAAGCTTCCTGGTCAAGTGAATCAACAGTTATCTGACCAACAGATTCAGTTGCAGTTGCTACAAAAActccagcagcagcaacaacagcagcaatCATTGTTTTCACAGCCGAGAACACAACAACCTCAACTTCCCCAAGTTCAGGAATACCAGAGAACTCTCCCAGATGTACCACAGCAGTTATCAAACTCACATTCACTACTTCAGCAATCAGTGATCCCTCAACAATGTGCAAAGCCTACTTCACAGTCTGTGAGGCTGCCACAGCCCTTGCAGAACCAGTCACAGCAAAAGCCTCAGCAGCCGCAAGTTCTAATCAGTGATCTGCCTGGAGCACTCTTTCCTGCCACACCAGCAACCATTATCACAGCTAGTGGCAACCCTTTACTAGCTGCTGGAGGGGCACAGTCAGGAGTTACAGATGACATCCCGTCTTGCTCCACATCACCTTCAGCAAACAACGGAACGATTCTTCCCCATGCAATCTTAAATAGAAATGAACATCGTAATCCAATGTCAACAGAAAAGACATCTAAGTCAGTCATTACAATGCTTGGCCCCAACTCATTCGAAGCAGTTGCAGCAAATCCTGGCATCCCGAAGGAGCTTCCAAAAGTTGTACATAATGTGAAGCCTTCAATCCCAATTTCCAAGATGCAAAATCAGGGTATTGTTGCCCCTCAGACATATGTAAGCAACACAGCTCAAATGGATTACTTGGACACAATCTCCTCAGCAACTTCTGTGTGCCTATCTCAGACTGATGGAGCTTTAAATCAAAACTTCCCTCTCTCTTCATTCAATCAGCCATCACTTCTCCGAGATGCACCTCCAGATGGTGATGTACCAGGAGCAGACCCAAGAAATAATGTCCTTTTTGGAGTTAACATAGAGGGTTCGATGGGGATACCTTTGGCTACTGATACTTTGCTGGTTAATAACATTGATTCAGGAAAGTATCAGAATCATATCCCTGGAGATTTAGTTGCCAATTACAATACCTCAAAAGATGCTCAGCAAGAGCTATCATCATCCATGGTTTCACAATCATTTGGAGTTCCGGACATGGCATTTAATTCTATTGACTCAACAATTAATGATAGTGCTTTATTAAATAGGAATTCCTTTGCACCGGCACCGCCGCCACCCCTTCAACGTATGCGCACTTACACCAAG GTGTACAAGCGTGGAGCAGTTGGCAGATCTATAGATATTGCACGTTATTCAGGCTATGATGAACTGAAACATGATCTTGCACGGATGTTCAGCATAGAGGGACAACTGGAAGATCGTCAGAGAATTGGCTGGAAGCTAGTTTATGTAGATCATGAGAATGATGTTCTACTTGTTGGGGATGACCCATGGGA GGAGTTTGTTAACTGTGTTCGGTGCATCAAAATACTGTCCCCGCAAGAAGTCCAACAAATGAGCTTGGATGTTGATCTGGGAAATAACAACCTCCCAAATCAGGCTTGTAGCAGCTCAGATGGTGGAAATGTCTGGAGGGGCCATTGTGATCAGAACTCAGGCAACCCCTCTGCAGGATCATATGATCATTTTGAATGA
- the LOC103976858 gene encoding auxin response factor 19 isoform X1 has product MKAAAHGAAAPNPCEGERKTINPELWYACAGPLVTVPPVGSLVVYFPQGHSEQVAASMQRDIDAHIPNYPNLPSKLICLLHNVTLHADPETDEVYAQMTLQPVNSYDKEALQASELALKQTRPQTEFFCKTLTASDTSTHGGFSVPRRAAEKIFPPLDFSMQPPAQELEARDLHDNLWTFRHIYRGQPKRHLLTTGWSLFVSGKRLFAGDSVLFIRDQKQQLLLGIRRANRQPTNIQSSVLSTDSMHIGILAAAAHAAANHSPFTIFYNPRASPSEFVIPFAKYQKAVYSNQISLGMRFRMMFETEELGTRRYMGTITGISDLDPVRWKNSQWRNLQVGWDESAAGERRNRVSIWEIEPVVAPFFICPPPFFRKRPRQPGMPDDESSEMENLFKRAMPWLGEEICIKDSQTQNTIMPGLSLVQWMNMQQNPSLANQTLQTEYLRSLTGPVMQNLGPTDISRQLGLQAQMLQQNNIQFNTGRLPQQGQQVDEHAKVSVPLNQVSAVSRAPQQMQDPSMQQKQQLVNQALPVNQTQNNIIQPQALVQTQVQPQQQQQQQPPMIQNNQLLQTSIQQNQQQHPQQLLLQHQQQLQQQQLQQQPQQQFQQQYQQAQSRMPVKLPGQVNQQLSDQQIQLQLLQKLQQQQQQQQSLFSQPRTQQPQLPQVQEYQRTLPDVPQQLSNSHSLLQQSVIPQQCAKPTSQSVRLPQPLQNQSQQKPQQPQVLISDLPGALFPATPATIITASGNPLLAAGGAQSGVTDDIPSCSTSPSANNGTILPHAILNRNEHRNPMSTEKTSKSVITMLGPNSFEAVAANPGIPKELPKVVHNVKPSIPISKMQNQGIVAPQTYVSNTAQMDYLDTISSATSVCLSQTDGALNQNFPLSSFNQPSLLRDAPPDGDVPGADPRNNVLFGVNIEGSMGIPLATDTLLVNNIDSGKYQNHIPGDLVANYNTSKDAQQELSSSMVSQSFGVPDMAFNSIDSTINDSALLNRNSFAPAPPPPLQRMRTYTKVYKRGAVGRSIDIARYSGYDELKHDLARMFSIEGQLEDRQRIGWKLVYVDHENDVLLVGDDPWEEFVNCVRCIKILSPQEVQQMSLDVDLGNNNLPNQACSSSDGGNVWRGHCDQNSGNPSAGSYDHFE; this is encoded by the exons ATGAAGGCGGCGGCTCATGGAGCTGCGGCTCCGAATCCTTGCGAAG GGGAGAGGAAGACGATAAACCCGGAGCTGTGGTATGCCTGCGCGGGGCCTCTGGTGACGGTGCCGCCGGTAGGGAGCCTCGTCGTCTACTTCCCCCAAGGGCACAGCGAGCAG GTTGCAGCTTCTATGCAAAGAGATATTGATGCTCATATTCCAAACTACCCAAATCTTCCATCAAAGTTGATATGTCTTCTTCACAATGTTACTCTGCAT GCGGATCCAGAGACAGATGAAGTTTATGCTCAGATGACTCTTCAGCCAGTCAACTCA TATGACAAGGAGGCACTGCAGGCATCAGAGCTTGCATTAAAACAAACCAGGCCACAAACGGAATTCTTTTGTAAAACACTTACTGCAAGTGATACAAGCACTCATGGAGGGTTCTCTGTGCCTCGTCGTGCTGCAGAGAAAATTTTTCCTCCTCTT GATTTTTCAATGCAGCCACCTGCTCAAGAATTAGAGGCCAGAGATTTGCATGACAATTTATGGACCTTCCGTCATATTTATCGAG GCCAACCAAAAAGGCATTTGCTCACAACTGGTTGGAGCTTATTTGTGAGTGGAAAGAGGTTGTTTGCTGGTGATTCTGTCTTATTTATTAG GGATCAAAAACAGCAGCTTCTTTTAGGTATTAGGCGTGCTAACAGGCAACCTACTAACATACAATCATCGGTCCTGTCAACTGATAGTATGCATATAGGCATTCTTGCTGCTGCTGCCCATGCTGCTGCCAATCATAGTCCATTCACCATATTTTACAACCCTAG GGCTAGTCCTTCGGAGTTTGTTATTCCTTTTGCGAAGTACCAGAAAGCAGTATATAGCAATCAAATATCCCTGGGTATGCGCTTCCGAATGATGTTCGAAACTGAAGAACTAGGAACTAGAAG GTACATGGGTACGATTACCGGTATCAGCGACTTAGATCCTGTAAGATGGAAAAACTCACAATGGCGAAATTTGCAG GTTGGTTGGGATGAGTCTGCAGCTGGTGAGAGGCGTAACAGGGTCTCTATATGGGAAATTGAGCCTGTGGTAGCTCCTTTCTTCATCTGCCCTCCGCCATTTTTCAGGAAGCGACCCAGACAACCAGGAATGCCAG ATGATGAATCATCAGAAATGGAAAATCTTTTTAAGAGGGCAATGCCTTGGCTTGGGGAGGAGATCTGCATAAAGGATTCTCAAACCCAGAATACTATAATGCCAGGTTTAAGTTTAGTGCAGTGGATGAACATGCAACAGAATCCATCACTTGCTAACCAAACCCTGCAGACAGAATATTTGCGCTCTCTTACAGGACCTGTTATGCAAAACCTTGGCCCAACTGATATTTCAAGGCAGTTGGGTTTGCAAGCTCAAATGTTGCAGCAGAATAATATACAGTTCAACACCGGTAGACTGCCTCAACAAGGCCAACAAGTTGATGAACATGCTAAGGTGTCGGTTCCGCTGAATCAAGTAAGTGCTGTTAGTAGAGCCCCACAACAAATGCAAGATCCATCTATGCAGCAGAAGCAGCAATTGGTCAACCAAGCATTACCAGTGAATCAGACACAGAACAATATCATACAGCCTCAAGCTTTAGTCCAGACTCAAGTGCAGccacagcagcaacagcagcagcagccgccAATGATTCAGAACAATCAGCTATTACAAACTAGCATCCAACAGAATCAACAACAACATCCTCAGCAACTGCTTCTGCAACATCAGCAGCAGCTTCAGCAGCAGCAACTTCAACAGCAGCCGCAGCAGCAATTTCAGCAACAATATCAGCAAGCACAAAGTAGGATGCCAGTTAAGCTTCCTGGTCAAGTGAATCAACAGTTATCTGACCAACAGATTCAGTTGCAGTTGCTACAAAAActccagcagcagcaacaacagcagcaatCATTGTTTTCACAGCCGAGAACACAACAACCTCAACTTCCCCAAGTTCAGGAATACCAGAGAACTCTCCCAGATGTACCACAGCAGTTATCAAACTCACATTCACTACTTCAGCAATCAGTGATCCCTCAACAATGTGCAAAGCCTACTTCACAGTCTGTGAGGCTGCCACAGCCCTTGCAGAACCAGTCACAGCAAAAGCCTCAGCAGCCGCAAGTTCTAATCAGTGATCTGCCTGGAGCACTCTTTCCTGCCACACCAGCAACCATTATCACAGCTAGTGGCAACCCTTTACTAGCTGCTGGAGGGGCACAGTCAGGAGTTACAGATGACATCCCGTCTTGCTCCACATCACCTTCAGCAAACAACGGAACGATTCTTCCCCATGCAATCTTAAATAGAAATGAACATCGTAATCCAATGTCAACAGAAAAGACATCTAAGTCAGTCATTACAATGCTTGGCCCCAACTCATTCGAAGCAGTTGCAGCAAATCCTGGCATCCCGAAGGAGCTTCCAAAAGTTGTACATAATGTGAAGCCTTCAATCCCAATTTCCAAGATGCAAAATCAGGGTATTGTTGCCCCTCAGACATATGTAAGCAACACAGCTCAAATGGATTACTTGGACACAATCTCCTCAGCAACTTCTGTGTGCCTATCTCAGACTGATGGAGCTTTAAATCAAAACTTCCCTCTCTCTTCATTCAATCAGCCATCACTTCTCCGAGATGCACCTCCAGATGGTGATGTACCAGGAGCAGACCCAAGAAATAATGTCCTTTTTGGAGTTAACATAGAGGGTTCGATGGGGATACCTTTGGCTACTGATACTTTGCTGGTTAATAACATTGATTCAGGAAAGTATCAGAATCATATCCCTGGAGATTTAGTTGCCAATTACAATACCTCAAAAGATGCTCAGCAAGAGCTATCATCATCCATGGTTTCACAATCATTTGGAGTTCCGGACATGGCATTTAATTCTATTGACTCAACAATTAATGATAGTGCTTTATTAAATAGGAATTCCTTTGCACCGGCACCGCCGCCACCCCTTCAACGTATGCGCACTTACACCAAG GTGTACAAGCGTGGAGCAGTTGGCAGATCTATAGATATTGCACGTTATTCAGGCTATGATGAACTGAAACATGATCTTGCACGGATGTTCAGCATAGAGGGACAACTGGAAGATCGTCAGAGAATTGGCTGGAAGCTAGTTTATGTAGATCATGAGAATGATGTTCTACTTGTTGGGGATGACCCATGGGA GGAGTTTGTTAACTGTGTTCGGTGCATCAAAATACTGTCCCCGCAAGAAGTCCAACAAATGAGCTTGGATGTTGATCTGGGAAATAACAACCTCCCAAATCAGGCTTGTAGCAGCTCAGATGGTGGAAATGTCTGGAGGGGCCATTGTGATCAGAACTCAGGCAACCCCTCTGCAGGATCATATGATCATTTTGAATGA